The Halobellus sp. MBLA0158 genome has a window encoding:
- a CDS encoding DCC1-like thiol-disulfide oxidoreductase family protein, with amino-acid sequence MADYDAVLIYDGECPYCSIAARALRRLDDVGAISWYDEAAQSFLETQFGETPFAMFLVDRRRGRVYAGRSAAEELADRAGTLGIVGSLVRENYDRIAKAVGLASGRGRDPDDYHEIYRLDAEAEELFDRLVDAAAERPEALA; translated from the coding sequence ATGGCCGACTACGACGCGGTGCTGATCTACGACGGGGAGTGCCCGTACTGCTCGATCGCGGCGCGGGCGCTCCGCCGCCTCGACGACGTCGGCGCGATCTCGTGGTACGACGAGGCCGCCCAGTCGTTTCTGGAGACCCAGTTCGGCGAGACGCCGTTCGCGATGTTCCTCGTCGACCGGCGCCGCGGGCGGGTCTACGCCGGCCGTTCGGCGGCCGAGGAGCTGGCCGACCGCGCCGGCACGCTCGGCATCGTGGGATCGCTCGTCCGGGAGAACTACGACCGGATCGCGAAGGCCGTCGGGCTCGCCAGCGGACGCGGCCGCGACCCCGACGACTACCACGAGATCTACCGACTCGACGCCGAGGCCGAAGAGCTGTTCGACCGCCTCGTCGACGCGGCCGCCGAGCGGCCCGAAGCCCTCGCGTAG
- a CDS encoding PLP-dependent cysteine synthase family protein, giving the protein MKDNVLETIGSPLVRVDSPPGATVAAKIESKNPGGSAKDRPALAMIERAEREGEISPGDALVEPTSGNTGIGLAVVAAVKGYDLTVVMPSSKSPERRGIMKAYGADIELVEGDISDAKDRADELEAEGMFQLRQFENDANPRAHYLTTAEEILDQIGDRTVDALVAGVGTGGTITGIGRRLREAFPEMEIVAVEPADNAVLSGGEPGIDDFQGMGPGFVSPNLDTDLLDGVETVTIDEAEAECRRLAREEGIFVGQSSGASNLAAKRVAERLADPDATARDAEPGYIIEPEADDEADDAAPDDRPLVITVFWDSGERYMSTGMFE; this is encoded by the coding sequence ATGAAGGACAACGTGCTGGAGACGATCGGGTCGCCGCTCGTCCGCGTCGACTCCCCGCCGGGCGCGACGGTCGCCGCGAAGATCGAATCGAAGAACCCCGGGGGATCGGCGAAGGACCGCCCGGCGCTCGCGATGATCGAGCGCGCCGAGCGCGAGGGCGAGATCTCCCCCGGCGACGCGCTCGTCGAGCCCACGAGCGGCAACACCGGGATCGGCCTCGCGGTCGTCGCCGCCGTGAAGGGCTACGACCTCACGGTCGTGATGCCGTCCTCGAAGTCACCGGAGCGCCGCGGTATTATGAAGGCCTACGGCGCCGACATCGAACTCGTCGAGGGCGACATCTCCGATGCGAAAGACCGCGCCGACGAACTGGAGGCCGAGGGGATGTTCCAGCTCAGGCAGTTCGAAAACGACGCGAACCCCCGCGCACATTACCTCACGACCGCCGAGGAGATCCTCGACCAGATCGGCGACCGCACCGTCGACGCGCTCGTCGCGGGCGTCGGCACCGGCGGGACGATCACCGGCATCGGCCGTCGCCTCCGCGAGGCGTTCCCCGAGATGGAGATCGTCGCGGTCGAGCCCGCCGACAACGCCGTCCTCTCGGGCGGCGAGCCCGGCATCGACGACTTCCAGGGGATGGGCCCGGGCTTCGTCAGCCCGAACCTCGATACGGACCTGCTCGACGGCGTCGAGACGGTCACCATCGACGAGGCCGAGGCCGAGTGTCGCCGCCTCGCCCGCGAGGAGGGGATCTTCGTCGGCCAGTCCTCGGGGGCCTCGAACCTCGCCGCCAAGCGCGTCGCCGAACGGCTCGCCGATCCCGACGCGACGGCGCGGGACGCAGAGCCGGGATACATCATTGAGCCCGAGGCGGACGACGAAGCAGACGACGCCGCGCCCGACGACCGACCGCTCGTGATCACGGTCTTCTGGGACAGCGGCGAGCGGTATATGTCGACCGGGATGTTCGAGTGA
- a CDS encoding DEAD/DEAH box helicase, with product MDDRPTVADLVEDLRERPHYVDQIRDHRRIEGRSPTYADVDLEPRLAGALSEAGIDRLYAHQAAAIEAVRDGDDVVLATPTASGKSLAYTVPAFERAMDHGGRTLYLGPQNALVADQEETLSELAHGLGFGSRVSVAQYTGRQSKSEKREIRDRGPTVLLSNPDMLHYGLLPHAHRLWEWFFESLETVVIDEVHGYRGVFGSHVALVLRRLNRICERFDSDPQYVCCSATIGNPIEHAARVTGREADAFRLVDEDTSATGPKHWLLWNPPEYGTDGSDGGGAAAASGGSGRRRSSHVETKNLFVDLVAEGFQTLAFTRARQAAERYAKESASDLRERGHHDAATSVTAYQSTLRNERRREIEAGLHDGSVRGVWSTNALELGVDVGELDAVLIDGYPGTRMSAFQQAGRAGRGDDDALVILVGGEDQLDQYLLSHPEEFWEGEPERAVCDPENEELLPDHVACAAAENWLRVDDDAHFGEGFSEVVANLTESGRLDRRETDRGIRWLHDGDGSPQHEMSLRTIERREIDLVDSRSGEVIASLSFSDALRDAHEGAIYHHQGTTYEVAELDLDRDVATLQRTWADYYTRVLHDKTITVEEDLREKSLSARPDTEIRFAEVTMRKRITGFERRDPRRGEAIGTQALDLPETTLRTKALYFTVPRDVEVEMREMGGEYGFNGGIHAAEHGMISLFPLSFLCDRGDIGGLSTPHHPHTGQSTIFVYDGYPGGVGLTESGYDEIEGLLAHTGEMIADCDCADGCPACVQSPHCGNANDPLAKDEAVRLLDSLTD from the coding sequence GTGGACGACCGCCCGACCGTCGCCGACCTCGTCGAGGACCTCCGCGAGCGACCGCACTACGTGGATCAGATCCGCGACCACCGCCGGATCGAGGGCCGGTCCCCGACGTACGCCGACGTCGACCTCGAACCCCGGCTGGCGGGTGCGCTCTCGGAGGCCGGCATCGACCGCCTCTACGCCCACCAGGCGGCCGCGATCGAGGCCGTCCGCGACGGCGACGACGTCGTCCTCGCGACGCCGACCGCGAGCGGGAAGAGCCTCGCCTACACGGTCCCGGCGTTCGAGCGCGCGATGGACCACGGCGGCCGGACGCTCTACCTCGGCCCGCAGAACGCCCTCGTCGCCGATCAGGAGGAGACGCTCTCGGAGTTGGCCCACGGCCTCGGGTTCGGCAGTCGCGTCTCGGTCGCGCAGTACACCGGCCGGCAGTCGAAGTCCGAAAAGCGGGAGATCCGAGACCGCGGGCCCACGGTGCTCCTCTCGAACCCCGATATGCTCCACTACGGCCTGCTCCCGCACGCCCACCGGCTCTGGGAGTGGTTCTTCGAGTCGCTGGAGACGGTCGTGATCGACGAGGTCCACGGCTACCGCGGCGTCTTCGGGAGCCACGTCGCGCTGGTGCTCCGGCGGCTCAATCGGATCTGCGAGCGCTTCGACAGCGACCCCCAGTACGTCTGCTGTTCGGCGACGATCGGCAATCCCATCGAGCACGCCGCGCGGGTGACGGGGCGCGAGGCGGACGCCTTCCGCCTCGTCGACGAGGACACGAGCGCGACGGGGCCGAAGCACTGGCTGCTGTGGAATCCGCCGGAGTACGGGACGGACGGCAGCGACGGGGGCGGCGCGGCAGCGGCCTCCGGTGGCAGCGGTCGCCGCCGGTCGAGCCACGTCGAGACGAAGAACCTCTTCGTCGACCTCGTCGCCGAGGGCTTCCAGACGCTCGCGTTCACCCGGGCGCGACAGGCCGCCGAGCGGTACGCCAAAGAGAGCGCGTCGGACCTCCGCGAGCGCGGCCACCACGACGCGGCGACGTCGGTGACGGCTTACCAGTCGACCCTGCGGAACGAGCGGCGGCGGGAGATCGAGGCGGGCCTCCACGACGGCTCCGTTCGGGGCGTCTGGTCGACCAATGCCTTAGAGCTCGGCGTCGACGTCGGCGAACTCGACGCGGTCCTCATCGACGGCTACCCCGGCACCCGGATGTCCGCGTTCCAGCAGGCCGGCCGCGCGGGGCGCGGCGACGACGACGCGCTCGTGATCCTCGTCGGCGGCGAGGACCAACTGGACCAGTACCTCCTCTCGCACCCCGAAGAGTTCTGGGAGGGCGAGCCCGAACGGGCGGTCTGCGATCCCGAAAACGAGGAACTGCTCCCCGACCACGTCGCCTGCGCGGCCGCCGAGAACTGGCTTCGGGTCGACGACGACGCGCACTTCGGCGAGGGATTCTCCGAGGTCGTCGCCAACCTCACCGAGTCGGGACGGCTCGATCGGCGGGAGACCGATCGGGGGATCCGCTGGCTCCACGACGGCGACGGGAGCCCCCAACACGAGATGAGCCTGCGGACGATCGAGCGCCGGGAGATCGACCTCGTAGATTCGCGCTCGGGTGAGGTGATCGCGTCGCTGTCGTTCTCGGACGCCCTGCGCGACGCCCACGAGGGCGCGATCTACCACCACCAGGGGACCACCTACGAGGTCGCCGAGCTGGATCTCGACCGCGACGTCGCCACGCTCCAGCGCACCTGGGCGGACTACTACACGCGCGTCCTCCACGACAAGACGATCACGGTCGAGGAAGATCTGCGGGAGAAGTCGCTTTCGGCCCGGCCGGACACCGAGATCCGCTTCGCCGAGGTGACGATGCGCAAGCGGATCACCGGCTTCGAGCGCCGGGACCCGCGCCGCGGCGAGGCGATCGGCACGCAGGCGCTGGACCTCCCGGAGACCACCCTGCGGACGAAGGCGCTGTACTTCACGGTGCCGCGGGACGTCGAGGTCGAGATGCGCGAGATGGGCGGCGAGTACGGCTTCAACGGCGGCATCCACGCCGCCGAACACGGGATGATCTCGCTGTTTCCCCTCTCGTTTCTCTGCGACCGCGGCGACATCGGCGGCCTGTCGACGCCGCACCACCCGCACACGGGCCAGTCGACGATCTTCGTCTACGACGGCTACCCGGGCGGCGTCGGCCTGACCGAGAGCGGCTACGACGAGATCGAGGGGCTGCTCGCCCACACCGGCGAGATGATCGCCGACTGCGACTGCGCGGACGGCTGTCCCGCCTGCGTGCAGTCGCCGCACTGCGGCAACGCCAACGACCCGCTCGCGAAGGACGAGGCCGTCCGCCTGCTCGATTCGCTCACGGACTGA
- a CDS encoding thioredoxin domain-containing protein, with protein MDDPLARNRLDEEESPYLRQHADNPVHWQPWDEAALAAARERDRPIFLSVGYSACHWCHVMAEESFEDEAVAAVLNDYFVPIKVDREERPDLDRVYQTICQRVTGGGGWPLSVWLTPEGEPFYVGTYFPKREGDRRGNAPGFLDVCESFAQAWERDREEIENRASQWTDALRDQLETTGKSTSGGAPDAGMGGVGGESADSDADAAPFGAEILGSVAKSALRATDREHGGFGSGGPKFPQPWRIDALLRAYARSGTEEARSAATQTLDAMAAGGVYDHVGGGFHRYATDREWTVPHFEKMLYDNAEIPRVYLSAYQLTGKDAYATIARETFDFLEREFRHAEGGFFSTLDARSEGEEGKFYVWTPAKVEAAVDDELTAGIAMERFGITEGGNFEGSTVLAVQRSIPDLAAEYDRPESEIIAHLDDARAALFEARSERVRPARDEKILASWNGLAIGSLARGGLILGDDHYTDLAADALDFVREHLWDPEKTRLARRYKDGDVKGQGYLDDYAFLARGAFDLHQATGDVAHLAFAVDLARAIVEAFYDADSGTFYLTPADGESLVTCPQDLRDQTTPASAGVAASLLFDLDAFAPEAGLAAAVGDVVDTHRDTIRGRPLEHVSLALAADKRARGGTEVVIAASGVGEASAGLPEAFRSSLASTYLPDGIVAPRPATDDGLAEWLDLLSLDAAPPIWKGRTERDGEPTVYVCEDRVCSPPAHDLAEAFGWFDDGQASDVGAGTDADGS; from the coding sequence ATGGACGATCCGCTGGCTCGGAACCGGCTCGACGAGGAGGAGAGCCCGTACCTCCGGCAACACGCAGACAACCCGGTCCACTGGCAGCCGTGGGACGAGGCGGCGCTCGCAGCCGCGAGAGAGCGCGACCGCCCGATCTTCCTCTCGGTCGGCTACTCGGCCTGCCACTGGTGTCACGTGATGGCCGAAGAGAGCTTCGAGGACGAGGCGGTCGCGGCCGTGCTCAACGACTACTTCGTGCCGATCAAGGTCGACCGCGAGGAGCGCCCGGACCTCGATAGAGTCTACCAGACGATCTGTCAGCGGGTCACCGGCGGGGGCGGCTGGCCGCTGTCGGTCTGGCTCACCCCCGAGGGCGAGCCGTTCTACGTCGGGACCTACTTCCCGAAACGCGAGGGGGACCGCCGCGGCAACGCTCCGGGCTTTCTGGACGTCTGCGAGTCGTTCGCGCAGGCCTGGGAGCGGGACCGCGAGGAGATCGAAAACCGCGCGTCGCAGTGGACCGACGCGCTCCGCGATCAGTTGGAGACGACGGGCAAATCGACGTCGGGGGGCGCTCCCGACGCCGGAATGGGAGGCGTCGGCGGAGAGTCGGCCGACAGCGACGCCGACGCGGCGCCGTTCGGCGCTGAGATCCTCGGGAGCGTCGCGAAGTCGGCGCTCCGGGCGACAGACCGCGAGCACGGCGGCTTCGGCTCCGGCGGCCCGAAGTTCCCCCAGCCGTGGCGGATCGACGCCCTCCTGCGGGCCTACGCGCGCTCGGGGACCGAGGAGGCGCGCTCGGCGGCGACCCAGACGCTCGACGCGATGGCGGCCGGCGGGGTCTACGACCACGTCGGCGGCGGCTTCCATCGCTACGCGACGGATCGCGAGTGGACGGTGCCGCACTTCGAGAAGATGCTCTACGACAACGCCGAGATCCCCCGCGTCTACCTCTCGGCCTACCAGCTCACGGGCAAAGACGCGTACGCGACGATCGCCCGCGAGACCTTCGACTTCCTCGAACGGGAGTTCCGCCACGCCGAGGGCGGCTTCTTCAGCACGCTCGACGCCCGGAGCGAGGGCGAGGAGGGCAAATTCTACGTCTGGACGCCAGCGAAGGTCGAAGCCGCGGTCGACGACGAACTGACCGCCGGGATCGCGATGGAGCGCTTCGGCATCACTGAAGGAGGGAACTTCGAGGGGTCCACCGTGCTCGCGGTCCAGCGCTCGATCCCCGACCTCGCGGCGGAGTACGACCGCCCGGAGTCCGAGATCATCGCGCATCTCGACGACGCCCGCGCGGCGCTGTTCGAGGCCCGCTCGGAGCGCGTCCGCCCGGCGCGCGACGAGAAGATCCTGGCGTCGTGGAACGGCCTCGCGATCGGCAGTCTCGCGCGCGGCGGCCTCATTCTCGGCGACGACCACTACACGGACCTCGCCGCAGACGCGCTCGACTTCGTGCGCGAGCACCTGTGGGACCCCGAAAAAACGCGGCTCGCCCGGCGCTACAAGGACGGCGACGTGAAGGGCCAGGGCTACCTCGACGACTACGCGTTCCTCGCACGCGGCGCGTTCGACCTGCATCAGGCGACCGGCGACGTCGCCCACCTGGCGTTCGCCGTCGACCTCGCGCGGGCGATCGTCGAGGCGTTCTACGACGCCGACAGCGGGACGTTCTATCTCACGCCCGCCGACGGGGAGTCGCTCGTCACGTGCCCGCAGGACCTCCGCGACCAGACCACCCCGGCCAGCGCGGGCGTCGCGGCGTCTCTCCTCTTCGATCTGGACGCGTTCGCGCCCGAGGCGGGCCTCGCGGCCGCCGTGGGCGACGTCGTCGACACGCACCGGGACACGATCCGCGGGCGCCCGCTGGAACACGTCTCCCTCGCGCTGGCAGCGGACAAGCGCGCCCGCGGCGGCACGGAGGTCGTGATCGCGGCCTCGGGAGTCGGCGAGGCCTCCGCCGGGCTCCCGGAAGCGTTCCGGTCGTCGCTCGCGTCCACGTACCTTCCCGACGGGATCGTGGCGCCGCGGCCCGCGACCGACGACGGGCTCGCCGAGTGGCTGGACCTCCTCAGCCTCGACGCCGCGCCGCCGATCTGGAAGGGCCGGACCGAGCGCGACGGCGAGCCGACCGTCTACGTCTGCGAGGACCGAGTCTGTTCGCCGCCCGCGCACGACCTCGCTGAGGCGTTCGGGTGGTTCGACGACGGACAAGCTTCGGACGTCGGCGCCGGCACCGACGCCGACGGGTCGTAG
- a CDS encoding PAS domain-containing sensor histidine kinase: MVPPDPDGILLDYSQDKVVLLDESGTFTYANDAVEPILGFAPEELVGENAFEYIHPEDREAVRTAFERTIASDAFTETSVEYRHRAKDGSWVWLESRMSNLTDSALDGYVVSSRDVTDRVRAEEERQRTAERLEEIAAASGDVLWMFDADWSEVLFVNPAYEEIYGRPVEELESDPESFLETVHPDDVPQVRDAMECLNSGMSVDMEYRIDAEEGQDRWVWVQAEPIIEDGEVVRITGFTSDITDRRRRERQLYVMDNLLRHNLRNDLNLILGMAELIEDDVPEAEARTAVIRRTGEALLESAEKGREIIDLLTKRGRRERLDLGNVVADACDTVHERFDRPIVETGSIEPCTVRARTELRLCVVELLENAIRHSDSETPFVRVSVHCADTGDEAVLTVEDDSAPIPSIEADVLEGNHEMNDVYHSSGLGFWLLYWCVELSGGSVSVESDPESGNTITVRLPLDEG; the protein is encoded by the coding sequence ATGGTCCCTCCGGACCCGGATGGTATCCTGCTCGATTACTCGCAGGACAAGGTCGTGCTCTTGGACGAGTCGGGGACGTTCACGTACGCCAACGACGCCGTCGAGCCCATCCTCGGATTCGCGCCCGAGGAGCTCGTGGGCGAGAACGCCTTCGAGTACATCCACCCCGAGGACCGCGAGGCGGTCCGGACGGCGTTCGAGCGGACGATCGCGAGCGACGCGTTCACCGAGACGAGCGTCGAGTACCGCCACCGGGCGAAGGACGGCTCGTGGGTCTGGCTCGAAAGCCGGATGTCGAACCTCACCGACTCGGCGCTCGACGGCTACGTCGTGAGCTCCCGCGACGTCACGGACCGCGTGCGGGCCGAAGAGGAGCGCCAGCGGACCGCAGAGCGGCTCGAAGAGATCGCCGCCGCCTCCGGCGACGTGCTGTGGATGTTCGACGCCGACTGGTCGGAGGTGCTCTTTGTCAACCCCGCCTACGAGGAGATCTACGGCCGGCCGGTCGAGGAACTGGAGTCGGACCCCGAGTCGTTCCTGGAGACGGTCCACCCCGACGACGTGCCGCAGGTGCGAGACGCGATGGAGTGTCTCAACTCGGGGATGTCGGTCGATATGGAGTACCGCATCGACGCCGAGGAGGGCCAGGACCGCTGGGTGTGGGTCCAGGCCGAGCCGATAATCGAGGACGGCGAGGTCGTCCGGATCACGGGCTTCACGAGCGACATCACCGACCGGCGCCGCCGCGAGCGACAGCTCTACGTGATGGACAATCTGCTCAGGCACAACCTCCGCAACGACCTCAATCTCATCCTCGGGATGGCAGAGCTCATCGAAGACGACGTCCCGGAGGCCGAAGCGCGGACGGCGGTGATCCGCCGGACCGGCGAGGCCCTACTCGAAAGCGCCGAGAAGGGCCGGGAGATCATCGACCTCCTCACGAAGCGCGGGCGACGGGAGCGCCTGGACCTCGGGAACGTCGTCGCGGACGCGTGCGACACCGTCCACGAGCGGTTCGACCGGCCGATCGTCGAGACCGGCTCGATCGAGCCCTGCACCGTCCGCGCTCGCACCGAACTCCGCCTCTGTGTCGTCGAACTCCTGGAGAACGCGATCCGCCACAGCGACAGCGAGACCCCGTTCGTCCGCGTCTCCGTCCACTGTGCGGACACTGGAGACGAGGCCGTACTCACCGTCGAAGACGACAGCGCGCCGATCCCGTCGATCGAGGCCGACGTCCTCGAAGGGAACCACGAGATGAACGACGTCTATCACAGCAGCGGGCTCGGCTTCTGGCTCCTCTACTGGTGCGTCGAGCTCTCCGGCGGGTCCGTGAGCGTCGAGTCCGACCCCGAGAGCGGCAACACCATCACGGTCAGGCTCCCGCTGGACGAAGGGTAG
- a CDS encoding acyltransferase: MSDDADGTDESRPGDDRRADRRHDRLRRHSTPGVGNSLRRWTDAKPVWRVALNYVLVWIARVVPSLRLRNWALRRLGVTVGEGVSWGLEATPDVFWPEHITLGDHAVVGYDSVLLCHEFLQDEYRTGEVVVSDRAMIGAKAVVLPGVRIGEGAQVGANSLVTEDVPPGATVVGVPARPVEREGGADDGDSDDGTERDGDDETSNRGPDE, encoded by the coding sequence GTGAGCGACGACGCCGACGGGACGGACGAGTCGAGACCGGGAGACGATCGCAGAGCGGACCGCAGACACGATCGACTGCGGCGCCACTCGACCCCCGGCGTCGGCAACTCCCTCCGGCGCTGGACGGACGCGAAACCGGTCTGGCGGGTCGCGCTCAACTACGTTCTGGTGTGGATCGCCCGCGTCGTCCCGTCGCTCCGCCTCCGCAACTGGGCGCTCCGGCGTCTCGGCGTGACCGTCGGCGAGGGCGTCTCCTGGGGGCTGGAGGCGACGCCGGACGTCTTCTGGCCCGAGCATATCACCCTCGGCGACCACGCCGTCGTCGGCTACGACTCGGTGCTCCTCTGTCACGAGTTCCTCCAGGACGAGTACCGGACCGGGGAGGTCGTCGTCAGCGACCGCGCGATGATCGGCGCGAAGGCGGTGGTCCTCCCCGGGGTCCGGATCGGCGAGGGTGCACAGGTGGGCGCGAACTCCCTCGTGACCGAGGACGTCCCGCCGGGGGCGACCGTCGTGGGCGTGCCCGCGCGGCCGGTCGAACGCGAGGGAGGTGCCGACGACGGCGACAGCGACGACGGCACAGAAAGGGACGGCGACGACGAGACCTCGAACCGCGGACCCGACGAGTGA
- a CDS encoding GIY-YIG nuclease family protein: protein MSDSEVYVLDPAAIEADRDPLGVGAGDAPSGTYALVYSLRKAATLPVGALGRAAFPAGAYAYVGSAFGSNGLGRIDRHRRVAAGDHDVTHWHVDYLGAHPETSLTSVLAAPDADVECALASELLGTESARAPPLAGFGASDCDCPAHLVAGADGDELRSAVRSAFEAVSE from the coding sequence ATGAGCGACTCGGAGGTCTACGTCCTCGATCCGGCCGCCATCGAGGCCGACCGCGACCCCCTCGGAGTCGGCGCCGGCGACGCGCCGTCGGGGACGTACGCGCTCGTGTACTCGCTCCGGAAGGCGGCGACGCTCCCCGTCGGCGCGCTCGGCCGGGCCGCGTTCCCGGCCGGCGCCTACGCGTACGTCGGGAGCGCCTTCGGCTCGAACGGGCTGGGCCGGATCGACCGCCACCGACGCGTCGCCGCCGGCGACCACGACGTCACCCACTGGCACGTCGACTACCTCGGCGCCCACCCGGAGACGTCGCTGACGTCGGTGCTCGCCGCCCCCGACGCCGACGTGGAGTGCGCGCTCGCGTCCGAACTGCTGGGGACTGAATCGGCGCGAGCGCCGCCGCTGGCCGGCTTCGGCGCGTCGGACTGTGACTGTCCGGCCCACCTTGTCGCGGGAGCGGACGGAGACGAGCTCCGCTCGGCGGTGCGGTCGGCGTTCGAGGCCGTCTCGGAGTAA
- a CDS encoding thioredoxin family protein: MSESETEAGTLETMRPNPAWSADAHEDAVEALSEEGLVFRVWGGDWCGDCRGQLPDFGAALDAAGVPDERVHHYPVEKEDDGSKTGPLVEEYGIELIPTVVVERDGEEVTRYVEDEDRPIAAYLAARL; the protein is encoded by the coding sequence ATGTCCGAATCCGAGACCGAGGCCGGCACGCTGGAGACGATGCGACCGAACCCCGCCTGGAGCGCCGACGCCCACGAGGACGCCGTCGAGGCGCTCTCCGAGGAGGGGCTCGTGTTCCGCGTCTGGGGCGGCGACTGGTGCGGCGACTGCCGCGGCCAGCTCCCCGACTTCGGGGCCGCGCTCGACGCGGCGGGCGTCCCCGACGAGCGCGTCCACCACTACCCCGTCGAGAAGGAAGACGACGGGAGCAAGACCGGCCCGCTCGTCGAGGAGTACGGGATCGAACTGATCCCCACCGTCGTCGTCGAACGCGACGGCGAGGAGGTCACCCGCTACGTCGAAGACGAGGACCGACCGATCGCGGCCTACCTCGCAGCGCGGCTGTAA
- the purD gene encoding phosphoribosylamine--glycine ligase, protein MTDSETVLLVGGGGREHAIARALTDDPACELYAVASNRNPGIVGLAAGFETADERAADEIVAYAEDVGADLAIIGPESALEAGVADALDEAGVYTFGPGAEAARIETDKAFQREFMQSEDIPGCPDFAVFDDVEAACDYIDEYDGDLAVKPAGLTGGKGVKVIGDQVDEEGAKTYLRENQYDRVVLEERLVGEEFTVQAFVANGEIRTTPAVQDHKRAYEGDEGPNTGGMGSYSDATPELPFMTADDYEAAVDILEATVEALPDYKGVLYGQFMLGAEGPRVVEFNARFGDPEAMNTLPVLETSFLDVLVAARDDNPLPDLEFAERATVCKYAVPDGYPTDPDSGAKIAVDEETVGDALLFYASVDAREDGLYTTTSRSFAVVGVADTIEAAEKQAEDGLAAAGDGLRIRHDVGKADLVQRRIDHMNDLRGE, encoded by the coding sequence ATGACAGACTCCGAGACGGTCCTCCTCGTCGGGGGCGGCGGACGCGAGCACGCGATCGCCCGCGCCCTGACGGACGACCCGGCGTGCGAACTGTACGCGGTCGCGAGCAACCGAAACCCCGGCATCGTCGGACTCGCGGCGGGGTTCGAGACGGCCGACGAGCGGGCCGCAGACGAGATCGTCGCCTACGCCGAGGACGTCGGCGCCGACCTGGCGATCATCGGCCCCGAGTCGGCCCTGGAGGCGGGCGTCGCCGACGCGCTCGACGAGGCCGGCGTCTACACCTTCGGGCCGGGCGCCGAGGCCGCCCGGATCGAGACGGACAAGGCCTTCCAGCGGGAGTTTATGCAGTCCGAGGACATCCCCGGCTGTCCGGACTTCGCCGTCTTCGACGACGTGGAGGCCGCCTGCGACTACATAGACGAGTACGACGGCGACCTCGCGGTCAAGCCCGCGGGCCTCACCGGCGGCAAGGGCGTGAAGGTCATCGGCGATCAGGTCGACGAGGAGGGAGCCAAGACGTACCTCCGCGAGAACCAGTACGATAGAGTCGTCCTCGAAGAGCGCCTCGTCGGCGAGGAGTTCACCGTCCAGGCGTTCGTCGCCAACGGCGAGATCCGGACGACGCCCGCCGTCCAGGATCACAAGCGCGCCTACGAGGGCGACGAGGGCCCGAACACCGGCGGGATGGGCAGTTACAGCGACGCGACGCCCGAACTGCCGTTTATGACGGCCGACGACTACGAGGCCGCCGTCGACATCCTCGAAGCCACGGTCGAGGCCTTGCCCGACTACAAGGGCGTCCTCTACGGGCAGTTTATGCTCGGCGCCGAGGGCCCCCGCGTCGTCGAGTTCAACGCCCGCTTCGGCGACCCCGAGGCGATGAACACGCTGCCGGTGCTCGAAACGTCGTTCCTCGACGTGCTGGTCGCCGCCCGCGACGACAACCCCCTTCCGGACCTCGAATTCGCCGAGCGGGCAACTGTCTGCAAGTACGCCGTCCCCGACGGCTATCCGACCGACCCCGACAGCGGCGCGAAGATCGCCGTCGACGAGGAGACCGTCGGCGACGCGCTCCTCTTCTATGCCAGCGTCGACGCCCGCGAGGACGGCCTCTACACGACGACCTCCCGCTCGTTCGCGGTCGTCGGCGTCGCAGACACCATCGAGGCGGCCGAAAAACAGGCCGAAGACGGCCTCGCGGCCGCCGGCGACGGCCTCCGCATCCGCCACGACGTCGGCAAGGCCGACCTCGTCCAGCGCCGCATCGACCATATGAACGACCTCCGCGGCGAGTAG